One stretch of Janibacter limosus DNA includes these proteins:
- a CDS encoding type I restriction endonuclease subunit R produces the protein MSDGPPSKYDPIAVSADSTVVAEHTPDPNQSASYQSEADLEREMIRLLESQAYEYLPITSEGQIAANLRTQLEALNDITFSDAEWKQFFNEKIAGKSDGIVEKTVRIQEDHIQLLTRDDGSTKNVRLLDKVNIHNNRLQVINQYEVGQGEGGANYANRYDVTVLVNGLPMVHIELKRRGVDLREAFNQISRYQRDSFWAGSGLFEYVQLFVISNGTLTKYYSNSTRSAVVKESSVRGSKRGRQTSNSFEFTSWWADAQNKPITDLTAFVKTFFAKHSFLNVLTKYCVLTADRLLLVMRPYQIVATERILQKIDIATNYKTLGSVEAGGHVWHTTGSGKTLTSFKTAQLASKLASVDKVLFVVDRKDLDYQTMREYDRFEKGAANSNASTSVLKRQLEDPNARIIITTIQKLSTFTKANKGHEVFSGHAVIIFDECHRSQFGDMHTDITRAFKRYNLFGFTGTPIFSANASSGGNPKLKTTEQAFGDKLHTYTIVDAITDKNVLPFRIDYINTVKVGAPDDKQVSAIDSEKALLDQRRLAEIVKYILEHFDQKTRRSSSYSHAVVTNVGDVVKSRRKAEELRERRRVRGFNALFATASIDAAQRYYLEFKKQQTGLPSDRRLKIGIIFSYGANEASDDGILDDEAFDTEGLGGDARSFLEEAIKDYNGYFGTSYDTSADKFQNYYKDLSQRMKNREIDMVIVVNMFLTGFDATTMNTLFVDKNLRAHGLIQAYSRTNRILNSVKTYGNIVSFRDLEEETNDAMALFGNKDAKGVVILKPYGDYYAEYSDRANELLVKFPLGEPIVGEAAQKEFIALFGAILRLQNILVSFDEFAGNEILTERQSQDYRSVYLNLFAEFRKDDAAEKESINDDVVFEIELIKQVEINVDYILMLVEKWRKAWGDGSDKEVDAVQEIQRAVDSSPSLRSKKDLIMDFVDRVTLNGEIDDEWSAYVDAQREAELEAIITDQKLKPEQTRAFIDEAFRDGQLRTGGTAITKILPPTSRFSAEGGHGDKKQTVVEALTTFFERFFGLSAGSK, from the coding sequence ATGAGCGACGGCCCTCCAAGCAAGTACGATCCGATCGCCGTCTCGGCCGACAGCACCGTTGTAGCTGAGCACACGCCCGATCCGAATCAGTCGGCCTCGTACCAGTCGGAGGCCGACCTCGAGCGCGAGATGATTCGCCTCCTGGAGTCGCAGGCGTACGAGTACCTCCCGATCACCTCCGAAGGTCAGATCGCTGCCAACCTGCGCACCCAGTTGGAGGCGCTCAACGACATCACGTTCAGTGACGCCGAATGGAAGCAATTCTTCAATGAGAAAATCGCCGGCAAGAGCGACGGCATCGTCGAGAAGACCGTTCGCATCCAGGAAGACCACATCCAGTTGTTGACCCGCGACGACGGGTCGACCAAAAACGTCCGGCTGCTCGACAAGGTCAACATCCACAACAACCGGCTCCAGGTCATCAACCAATACGAGGTCGGTCAGGGCGAGGGTGGCGCGAACTACGCCAACCGCTACGACGTCACCGTGCTGGTCAACGGCCTCCCGATGGTGCACATCGAGCTCAAGCGTCGAGGTGTCGACCTGCGCGAGGCGTTCAACCAGATCAGCCGGTACCAGCGAGACAGCTTCTGGGCCGGCTCGGGCCTCTTCGAATACGTCCAGCTCTTCGTCATCAGCAACGGCACGCTAACCAAGTACTACTCCAACAGCACGCGGAGCGCCGTCGTCAAGGAGAGCAGCGTACGAGGAAGCAAGCGAGGCCGCCAGACCTCGAACAGCTTCGAGTTCACCTCGTGGTGGGCGGACGCGCAGAACAAGCCAATCACCGACCTGACAGCGTTCGTCAAGACCTTCTTCGCCAAGCACTCGTTCCTCAATGTCCTGACCAAGTACTGCGTGCTGACGGCTGACCGGCTACTGCTGGTGATGCGGCCGTACCAGATCGTCGCGACTGAGCGGATCCTGCAGAAGATCGACATCGCCACCAACTACAAGACCCTCGGCTCGGTGGAGGCTGGCGGCCACGTCTGGCACACCACGGGCTCGGGTAAGACACTGACCTCGTTCAAGACGGCCCAGCTGGCGTCGAAGTTGGCGTCGGTCGACAAGGTGCTCTTCGTGGTCGACCGCAAGGATCTGGACTACCAGACCATGCGCGAGTACGACCGCTTCGAGAAGGGGGCAGCCAACTCCAACGCCTCAACTTCGGTGCTCAAGCGCCAGCTCGAAGACCCGAATGCGCGGATCATCATCACCACGATCCAGAAACTCTCGACCTTCACCAAGGCCAACAAGGGCCACGAGGTCTTCTCCGGCCACGCCGTGATCATCTTCGACGAGTGCCACCGCTCGCAGTTCGGGGATATGCACACCGACATCACCCGGGCGTTCAAGCGCTACAACCTGTTCGGGTTCACCGGGACCCCGATCTTCTCGGCCAACGCCAGCAGCGGCGGCAACCCGAAGCTCAAGACCACTGAGCAAGCCTTCGGGGACAAGCTGCACACCTACACGATCGTCGACGCCATCACCGACAAGAACGTCCTACCGTTCCGGATCGACTACATCAACACCGTCAAGGTTGGCGCCCCGGACGACAAGCAGGTCTCGGCCATCGATTCCGAGAAGGCACTGCTTGACCAGCGGCGACTCGCAGAGATCGTCAAGTACATCCTGGAGCACTTCGACCAGAAGACCCGCCGATCATCGAGCTACTCCCACGCCGTGGTCACCAACGTCGGCGATGTCGTCAAGAGCCGACGCAAGGCCGAAGAGCTGAGAGAGCGGCGACGCGTACGCGGCTTCAACGCACTGTTCGCCACTGCCTCCATCGACGCCGCCCAGCGCTACTACCTGGAGTTCAAGAAGCAACAGACCGGACTACCTTCTGACCGCCGCCTCAAGATCGGCATCATCTTCTCCTACGGTGCCAACGAAGCCTCCGACGACGGCATCCTCGACGACGAAGCCTTCGACACCGAGGGCCTCGGAGGCGATGCTCGCTCGTTCCTCGAAGAGGCGATCAAGGACTACAACGGGTACTTCGGCACCAGCTACGACACCAGTGCCGACAAGTTCCAGAACTACTACAAGGACTTGTCCCAGCGGATGAAGAACCGCGAGATCGACATGGTGATCGTAGTCAACATGTTCCTGACCGGCTTCGACGCCACAACCATGAACACCCTGTTCGTGGACAAGAACCTTCGCGCCCACGGCCTGATCCAGGCCTACTCGCGTACGAACCGCATCCTGAACTCGGTCAAGACCTACGGCAACATCGTCTCCTTCCGTGACCTGGAGGAGGAGACCAACGACGCAATGGCGCTGTTCGGCAACAAGGACGCCAAGGGCGTTGTCATCCTCAAGCCATACGGTGACTACTACGCCGAGTACTCGGATCGTGCGAACGAGTTGCTCGTCAAGTTCCCGCTCGGCGAGCCGATCGTGGGGGAGGCCGCGCAGAAGGAGTTCATCGCTCTGTTCGGCGCGATCCTGCGATTACAGAACATCCTCGTCTCCTTCGACGAGTTCGCAGGCAACGAGATCCTCACCGAACGACAGAGTCAAGACTACCGGTCGGTCTACCTCAACCTCTTCGCCGAGTTCCGCAAGGACGACGCCGCCGAGAAGGAGTCGATCAACGATGACGTCGTCTTCGAGATCGAGCTGATCAAGCAGGTCGAGATCAACGTCGACTACATCCTGATGCTGGTCGAGAAGTGGCGAAAAGCCTGGGGCGACGGTTCGGACAAGGAGGTGGACGCTGTCCAAGAGATCCAACGGGCTGTCGACTCGAGCCCGTCACTGCGGAGCAAGAAGGACCTCATCATGGACTTCGTCGATCGGGTCACCTTGAACGGAGAAATCGACGACGAGTGGAGTGCCTACGTCGACGCCCAGCGGGAGGCTGAGCTTGAGGCGATCATCACCGACCAGAAACTCAAGCCCGAGCAGACCCGAGCCTTCATCGACGAGGCCTTCCGCGACGGCCAGCTGCGTACGGGCGGTACTGCGATCACCAAGATTCTGCCGCCGACATCACGGTTCTCAGCTGAAGGCGGGCATGGCGACAAGAAGCAGACGGTGGTTGAGGCGTTGACCACGTTTTTCGAGCGATTCTTCGGGCTGAGCGCCGGGAGCAAGTAA